One window from the genome of Betaproteobacteria bacterium encodes:
- a CDS encoding Crp/Fnr family transcriptional regulator has translation MKTLTDLLDASLWTKSLSADQRARVEAETGVKDVPAGSFVCRKGDPVENWIGIVNGLVKMTSASPEGKTTTFLGVAGGGWFGEGSLLKDQTRRYDIVALRATRLAMMPRPTFEWLLDTDIAFNRFLLMQLNERLAQFIAMVENQRLLEPDARVARSIAALFNPVLYPAMRPDVQISQEEIGYLSGVSRQRVNQALQVLEGAGLLKVEYGGLRIVDLEGLRSFPT, from the coding sequence GTGAAAACCCTGACCGACCTTCTCGATGCCTCCCTGTGGACGAAGTCCCTGTCCGCGGACCAGCGCGCCCGCGTCGAGGCGGAAACCGGGGTGAAGGACGTGCCGGCCGGTTCGTTCGTCTGCCGGAAAGGCGACCCCGTCGAGAACTGGATCGGCATCGTCAACGGACTGGTCAAGATGACCAGCGCCTCCCCGGAAGGCAAGACGACCACGTTCCTCGGTGTTGCCGGCGGCGGCTGGTTTGGCGAAGGGTCGCTGCTCAAGGACCAGACGCGCAGGTATGACATCGTCGCCTTGCGCGCCACCCGCCTCGCGATGATGCCCAGGCCCACTTTCGAGTGGCTCCTCGACACGGATATCGCGTTCAACCGTTTCCTGCTGATGCAGTTGAACGAGCGGCTGGCCCAGTTCATCGCCATGGTGGAGAACCAGCGGCTCCTCGAGCCCGATGCGCGCGTGGCCCGCTCGATCGCCGCCCTGTTCAACCCGGTGCTCTACCCCGCCATGAGGCCCGACGTGCAGATTTCGCAGGAAGAGATCGGCTACCTCTCGGGCGTCTCGCGACAGCGGGTGAACCAGGCGCTGCAGGTCCTGGAAGGCGCGGGCCTCCTGAAAGTGGAATACGGCGGCCTGAGAATCGTGGACCTCGAGGGTCTTCGCAGCTTTCCGACCTAG
- a CDS encoding AMP-binding protein — protein MATALAVADTFPKLLLAHARDRGNHPAIREKDLGIWQSWTWRQVGDEVRLLAAGLAGRGFTRGSHLAVIGDNRPRLYWAMLATQSLGGIPVPFYQDAPAQEMIFVFQNAGIEFAIVEDQEQADKLFEILPQCPDLKHIFYDDPRGFRHYQRDELASYDSLREAGEAWAREHPDYFDAEVARGCGSDTAIMLYTSGTTGNPKGVVLSHDNLVLASHAYAELDSLRDDEEVLAYLPMAWIGQNLFSYAQWLVVGFRINCPESSETVIADMREIGPTYYFAPPRVLEALLTQVTIRMEDAGRIKRWLYRYFMDLARRVGARLLDGRPVPAVDRLLYALGGLVIYGPLRNTLGMSRIRVAYTAGEAIGPDLFVFYRSLGINLKQLYGQTETCATVCAQPNGQVKPDTVGVPMKGVEVRVLGSGEIVLRCPGLFVEYHKNEEATREAKDAEGWYHTGDAGYFDAEGHLKIIDRAKDVGKLQDGTLFAPKYLENKLKFFAAIKEAVAFGDARPEATAIINIDMQAVGDWAERRGIAYSGYQDLAAKPQVYELIRECVEKVNADLAADEKLCGSQIRRFVVLHKELDADDGELTRTRKVRRRYIAEKYETVVHALYGATEDHCWVEAQVRFEDGRTGTVRAQLAVRSAKTFPPQAARKAA, from the coding sequence ATGGCCACCGCCCTAGCGGTCGCCGATACGTTTCCCAAGCTGCTGCTCGCCCATGCCCGCGACCGGGGGAATCACCCCGCCATCCGCGAGAAGGACCTGGGCATCTGGCAGAGCTGGACCTGGCGCCAGGTCGGCGACGAGGTGCGCCTGCTCGCGGCCGGGCTCGCCGGGCGCGGTTTCACGCGCGGCAGTCACCTCGCCGTCATCGGCGACAATCGTCCGCGCCTGTACTGGGCCATGCTGGCCACGCAGTCCCTGGGCGGGATCCCCGTCCCGTTCTACCAGGACGCCCCGGCGCAGGAGATGATTTTCGTCTTCCAGAACGCCGGGATCGAGTTCGCCATCGTCGAGGACCAGGAGCAGGCCGACAAGCTCTTCGAGATCCTGCCGCAGTGCCCCGATCTCAAGCACATCTTCTACGACGATCCGCGCGGGTTTCGCCATTACCAGCGCGACGAGCTCGCTTCCTACGATTCGCTGCGCGAAGCGGGCGAAGCCTGGGCCAGGGAACACCCGGATTACTTCGACGCGGAAGTGGCCAGGGGGTGCGGTTCGGACACCGCGATCATGCTCTACACCTCGGGCACCACCGGCAATCCCAAGGGCGTGGTGCTTTCCCACGACAACCTGGTGCTCGCGAGCCACGCCTACGCGGAGCTCGACAGCCTGCGCGACGACGAGGAAGTCCTCGCGTACCTGCCCATGGCGTGGATCGGACAGAACCTGTTCTCCTACGCGCAGTGGCTGGTGGTGGGGTTCCGGATCAACTGCCCGGAATCGTCCGAGACGGTCATCGCCGACATGCGCGAAATCGGCCCCACCTATTACTTCGCCCCCCCGCGCGTGCTCGAGGCACTGCTTACCCAGGTGACGATCCGCATGGAGGACGCGGGGCGGATCAAGCGCTGGCTGTACCGCTACTTCATGGACCTCGCGCGCCGGGTCGGGGCGCGCCTGCTGGACGGGCGGCCGGTGCCGGCAGTCGACCGGCTGCTCTACGCGCTCGGGGGCCTCGTGATCTACGGCCCGCTGCGCAATACGCTCGGCATGTCGCGCATCCGCGTGGCCTACACGGCAGGCGAGGCGATCGGCCCGGACCTGTTCGTCTTCTACCGCTCGCTCGGCATCAACCTGAAGCAGCTCTACGGCCAGACGGAGACCTGCGCCACGGTCTGCGCGCAACCCAACGGGCAGGTCAAGCCGGACACGGTCGGCGTTCCGATGAAGGGGGTGGAGGTTCGCGTGCTCGGCTCGGGCGAGATCGTCCTGCGCTGCCCGGGGCTTTTCGTCGAGTACCACAAGAACGAGGAGGCGACGCGCGAAGCCAAGGACGCCGAGGGGTGGTATCACACCGGTGACGCGGGCTACTTCGACGCGGAAGGGCACCTGAAGATCATCGACCGCGCCAAGGACGTGGGCAAGCTGCAGGACGGCACGCTCTTCGCGCCCAAGTACCTCGAGAACAAGCTCAAGTTCTTCGCCGCGATCAAGGAAGCGGTCGCCTTCGGCGACGCCCGCCCCGAGGCGACCGCCATCATCAACATCGACATGCAGGCGGTGGGCGACTGGGCGGAGCGGCGCGGCATCGCCTACTCCGGCTACCAGGACCTGGCGGCCAAGCCCCAGGTCTACGAGCTCATCCGCGAGTGCGTGGAGAAGGTCAACGCCGACCTCGCCGCGGACGAAAAGCTCTGCGGCAGCCAGATCCGTCGCTTCGTCGTCCTGCACAAGGAGCTCGATGCGGACGACGGGGAGCTCACGAGGACGCGCAAGGTGCGCAGGCGCTACATCGCCGAAAAATACGAGACCGTCGTGCACGCCCTGTACGGGGCGACGGAAGATCACTGCTGGGTCGAGGCGCAGGTGCGCTTCGAGGACGGGCGCACGGGCACCGTGCGCGCCCAGCTCGCGGTGCGAAGCGCGAAGACCTTCCCGCCGCAGGCCGCAAGGAAGGCAGCATGA
- a CDS encoding ABC transporter ATP-binding protein: MNAAAREFGDVILRLDNISLAFGGVKALTDISFDVREHEIRAIIGPNGAGKSSMLNVISGVYHPQQGIVTYRGETRAAMEPHHAARMGIARTFQSLALFKGMSVLDNLLAGRNLMIRSNILLQALRVGPALREEIHHRKRVEEIIDFLEIQHVRKTPVGRLPYGLQKRVDLGRALAAEPKVLLLDEPMAGMNVEEKQDMCRFILDVNDEFGTTIVLIEHDMGVVMDLSDRVVVLDYGRMIGDGTPDEVRANQSVIDAYLGVKH, translated from the coding sequence ATGAATGCGGCCGCGCGCGAATTCGGCGACGTGATCCTCCGGCTGGACAACATCTCGCTTGCCTTCGGCGGCGTGAAGGCGCTCACCGACATCAGCTTCGACGTGAGGGAACACGAGATCCGCGCCATCATCGGCCCCAACGGGGCGGGCAAGAGCTCGATGCTCAACGTGATCAGCGGCGTCTATCACCCGCAGCAGGGGATCGTCACCTACCGGGGCGAGACGCGCGCTGCCATGGAACCGCACCACGCCGCGCGGATGGGCATCGCGCGCACCTTCCAGAGCCTGGCCCTCTTCAAGGGCATGTCGGTCCTGGACAACCTGCTCGCCGGCCGCAACCTGATGATCCGCTCCAACATCCTCCTGCAGGCGCTGCGCGTGGGGCCGGCCCTGCGCGAGGAGATCCACCACCGCAAGCGCGTCGAGGAGATCATCGACTTCCTCGAGATCCAGCACGTGCGCAAGACCCCGGTGGGGCGCCTGCCTTACGGCCTGCAGAAGCGCGTCGACCTGGGCCGCGCGCTCGCGGCGGAGCCGAAGGTGCTGCTCCTCGACGAGCCGATGGCCGGGATGAACGTGGAGGAAAAGCAGGACATGTGCCGCTTCATCCTCGACGTGAACGACGAGTTCGGCACCACCATCGTGCTGATCGAGCACGACATGGGCGTCGTGATGGACCTCTCGGACCGCGTCGTGGTGCTCGACTACGGCAGGATGATCGGCGACGGCACGCCCGACGAGGTGCGCGCCAACCAGTCGGTGATCGACGCGTACCTGGGCGTGAAACACTAG
- a CDS encoding branched-chain amino acid ABC transporter permease, which yields MPQWIEVVLGGLMSGVLYSLVALGLVLIFKASGVFNFAQGAMVLFAALSLVRLMEVMPLPLALAASVAIMVALAWFIERLVLRPLVNQEGIVLFMATLGIAYFLDGLGQFVWGSEVYTLDVGMPKEPKLLLESVFEGGILVGMEDVIAAAISATLVGLLALFFQKTGTGRALRAVADDHQAAQSIGIPLNRIWVIVWSVAGIVALVAGVIWGSKLGVQFSLQLVALKALPVVILGGFTSIPGAIIGGLIIGLGEKISEVYLGPYLGGGIENWFAYVLALVFLLFRPEGLFGEKHIDRV from the coding sequence CTGCCGCAGTGGATCGAGGTGGTGCTGGGCGGGCTCATGTCAGGGGTGCTCTATTCGCTCGTGGCGCTAGGCCTCGTGCTGATCTTCAAGGCTTCCGGCGTGTTCAACTTCGCGCAGGGAGCCATGGTGCTGTTCGCGGCCCTTTCGCTCGTCCGGCTCATGGAGGTGATGCCGTTGCCGCTCGCGCTTGCCGCCTCGGTGGCGATCATGGTCGCGCTCGCCTGGTTCATCGAGCGGCTGGTGCTTCGCCCGCTCGTCAACCAGGAAGGAATCGTGCTCTTCATGGCGACGCTGGGCATCGCCTATTTCCTCGACGGGCTCGGGCAGTTCGTCTGGGGGAGCGAGGTCTACACCCTCGACGTGGGCATGCCCAAGGAGCCGAAGCTCCTGCTGGAGAGCGTCTTCGAGGGCGGAATACTCGTCGGCATGGAGGACGTGATCGCGGCGGCGATCTCCGCGACGCTGGTTGGCTTGCTGGCGCTCTTCTTCCAGAAGACGGGAACGGGCAGGGCGCTTCGCGCCGTGGCCGACGACCACCAGGCGGCGCAATCCATCGGCATCCCGCTCAACCGCATCTGGGTGATCGTCTGGAGCGTGGCGGGAATCGTGGCGCTCGTGGCCGGGGTCATCTGGGGTTCGAAGCTGGGCGTGCAGTTCTCGCTTCAACTCGTGGCGCTCAAGGCGCTTCCCGTCGTGATCCTGGGCGGGTTCACGTCGATCCCGGGTGCAATCATCGGCGGGCTCATCATCGGGCTGGGGGAAAAGATCTCCGAGGTCTATCTCGGACCCTACCTGGGGGGCGGCATCGAGAACTGGTTCGCCTACGTGCTCGCGCTCGTGTTCCTGCTGTTCCGGCCCGAAGGGTTGTTTGGTGAAAAGCACATCGACCGTGTTTAG
- a CDS encoding branched-chain amino acid ABC transporter permease: MIYRETGQYKTSYEADQQLFPILQDKAFILLALAFVFGAVPFLASEYLFRAILIPFLILALAAIGLNILVGFCGQVSLGTGGFMAVGAYAAYNLAIRLPDLNLLVVFLLAGLAATVVGVVFGLPSLRIKGFYLAVATLAAQFFLDWAFARIGWFTNYAPSGSVAAPALTIFGYTFASPVQKYLLVLAFVCVFALVARNLTRGAIGRSWMATRDMDVAAEVIGIRPLYAKVTAFAVSSFFVGLAGALWAFVYLGAWEPLAFDVNRSFQLLFMVIIGGLGSILGSFLGAAFIVILPLVLNQLPGWLGIPLSTALISHIEFMVFGALIVFFLIAEPHGLARLWAIGKEKLRLWPFPH; the protein is encoded by the coding sequence GTGATCTACCGCGAAACCGGCCAGTACAAGACCTCCTACGAGGCGGACCAGCAGCTCTTCCCCATCCTGCAGGACAAGGCGTTCATCCTGCTTGCGCTTGCCTTCGTGTTCGGCGCGGTGCCGTTCCTTGCCAGCGAATACCTGTTCCGCGCCATTCTGATTCCATTCCTCATCCTCGCCCTCGCGGCCATCGGGCTGAACATCCTCGTGGGTTTTTGCGGACAGGTCTCGCTGGGCACCGGGGGCTTCATGGCGGTCGGGGCATACGCCGCCTACAACCTCGCCATCCGCCTCCCGGACCTGAACCTTCTCGTCGTCTTCCTGCTCGCGGGCCTCGCCGCGACGGTCGTGGGCGTGGTCTTCGGGCTGCCGAGCCTGAGGATCAAGGGCTTCTACCTCGCGGTGGCCACGCTCGCCGCGCAGTTCTTCCTCGACTGGGCATTCGCGCGAATCGGATGGTTCACCAACTACGCGCCGTCGGGTTCGGTCGCTGCGCCGGCGCTCACGATCTTCGGCTACACGTTCGCATCGCCCGTGCAGAAGTACCTGCTGGTGCTCGCCTTCGTCTGCGTCTTCGCGCTGGTCGCACGCAACCTCACGCGCGGGGCGATCGGGCGTTCGTGGATGGCCACGCGCGACATGGACGTGGCCGCCGAGGTGATCGGCATCCGGCCTCTCTATGCCAAGGTGACGGCCTTCGCCGTGAGCTCGTTCTTCGTGGGGCTTGCCGGCGCGCTCTGGGCGTTCGTGTACCTGGGCGCCTGGGAGCCGCTCGCCTTCGACGTGAACCGCTCGTTCCAGCTGCTCTTCATGGTCATCATCGGCGGGCTGGGTTCGATCCTGGGCTCCTTCCTCGGCGCGGCCTTCATCGTCATCCTGCCGCTGGTCCTGAACCAGCTGCCGGGCTGGCTGGGCATCCCGCTGTCCACCGCCCTGATCTCGCACATCGAGTTCATGGTCTTCGGAGCATTGATTGTCTTCTTCCTGATTGCGGAGCCCCACGGGCTCGCGCGGCTGTGGGCCATCGGGAAGGAAAAGCTGCGTCTCTGGCCGTTCCCGCACTAG
- a CDS encoding ABC transporter substrate-binding protein, with the protein MKMKANLKFKAAAAAVAVAAALGAVLDAAAQANEIFVPVLVYRTGAYAPNGAPWADGFVDYLKLVNERDGGVNGIKIAYEECETGYATDRGVECYERLKSKKPVAVNPLSTGITFALTEKVAADKIVLMTTGYGRADSADGSVFAWNFPFLGTYWSAADMLVQHVAKKGSLKGKKIALVYHDSPYGKEPIPVLEAHAKKHGFQLIKLPVTHPGVEQKATWLQVRQQRPDYVFLWGWGVMNSTSIKEAIAVSYPRLQMYGGWWSGAEPDVLPAEAAAKGYNSITLGHSSEHDKPVHKDMMKVLYAKGKGTAAKKEEVGSVMYNRGMISAMLLIESIKSAQGKYGKRVVTGEEVRWGAENLSLDAAKIKAIGFEEIVQPLKTSCRDHEGVRKGRIHTWDGTQWTYTSDWLEADNKFIRPMVEASAAKYAAERKITPRDCSKEK; encoded by the coding sequence ATGAAGATGAAAGCGAATCTGAAATTCAAGGCGGCCGCCGCGGCTGTTGCGGTCGCCGCTGCCCTGGGCGCCGTCCTTGATGCCGCCGCGCAGGCCAACGAGATCTTCGTCCCGGTGCTGGTCTACCGCACCGGCGCCTACGCGCCCAATGGCGCGCCCTGGGCCGACGGCTTCGTCGATTACCTCAAGCTCGTGAACGAGCGCGACGGCGGCGTGAACGGCATCAAGATCGCGTACGAGGAATGCGAGACGGGGTATGCCACCGATCGGGGCGTCGAGTGCTACGAGCGGCTGAAGAGCAAGAAGCCGGTCGCGGTGAACCCGCTGTCCACGGGCATCACGTTCGCCCTCACCGAGAAGGTTGCGGCCGACAAGATCGTCCTCATGACCACGGGCTACGGACGCGCCGATTCGGCCGACGGAAGCGTGTTTGCATGGAACTTCCCGTTCCTCGGCACGTACTGGTCGGCGGCCGACATGCTCGTGCAGCACGTCGCCAAGAAGGGCAGCCTCAAGGGCAAGAAGATCGCGCTCGTCTACCACGACTCCCCGTACGGCAAGGAGCCGATTCCGGTCCTCGAGGCACACGCCAAGAAGCACGGCTTCCAGCTCATCAAGCTGCCCGTAACGCACCCCGGCGTCGAGCAGAAGGCCACGTGGCTTCAGGTACGCCAGCAGCGCCCCGACTATGTCTTCCTGTGGGGGTGGGGCGTCATGAACTCCACGTCCATCAAGGAGGCGATCGCCGTTTCCTACCCGCGCCTGCAGATGTACGGCGGGTGGTGGTCGGGCGCCGAGCCGGACGTGCTTCCCGCGGAAGCGGCGGCCAAGGGCTACAACAGCATCACGCTCGGCCACTCGAGCGAGCATGACAAGCCGGTGCACAAGGACATGATGAAAGTCCTCTATGCCAAGGGCAAGGGAACAGCGGCCAAGAAGGAGGAGGTCGGCAGCGTCATGTACAACCGCGGCATGATCTCCGCGATGCTGTTGATCGAGTCCATCAAGTCCGCGCAGGGCAAGTACGGCAAGCGCGTTGTCACCGGCGAGGAGGTGCGCTGGGGCGCCGAGAACCTGAGCCTCGATGCCGCGAAGATCAAGGCGATCGGGTTCGAGGAAATCGTCCAGCCGCTCAAGACCTCGTGCCGGGACCACGAGGGCGTGCGCAAGGGGCGCATCCACACCTGGGACGGCACGCAGTGGACCTATACCTCGGATTGGCTCGAGGCGGACAACAAGTTCATCCGCCCGATGGTCGAGGCGAGCGCCGCGAAGTACGCCGCGGAGAGGAAGATCACGCCGCGCGACTGCTCCAAGGAGAAGTGA
- a CDS encoding ABC transporter ATP-binding protein produces MAEDAKPLLEVNGIEVIYNHVILVLKGVSLSVPEGGIVALLGANGAGKTTTLKAISNLLRAERGEVTKGLIEFRGERVDSMTPSDLVKRGVIQVMEGRHCFAHLTVEDNLLTGAYTRSATRAEVRSELERVYEFFPRLKLRRTSQAGYTSGGEQQMTAIGRALMARPSMILLDEPSMGLAPQIVEEIFEIVKNLNAREKVTFLLAEQNTMVALRFADFGYILENGRVVMEGSAHNLSENEDVKEFYLGISTSGRKNFRDSKNYRRRKRWLS; encoded by the coding sequence ATGGCAGAAGACGCGAAGCCCCTCCTCGAGGTCAACGGCATCGAGGTCATCTACAACCACGTGATCCTGGTGCTCAAGGGCGTGTCGCTTTCCGTGCCCGAAGGCGGGATCGTGGCGCTGCTCGGAGCCAACGGCGCGGGCAAGACCACGACTCTCAAGGCGATCTCGAACCTGCTTCGCGCCGAGCGCGGCGAGGTGACCAAGGGCCTCATCGAATTTCGCGGCGAGCGCGTCGACAGCATGACGCCCTCCGACCTCGTGAAGCGCGGCGTGATCCAGGTGATGGAGGGCCGCCACTGCTTCGCGCACCTCACCGTCGAGGACAACCTGCTGACGGGCGCGTACACGCGCAGCGCCACCCGCGCGGAGGTCCGGTCCGAGCTCGAGCGTGTCTACGAATTCTTCCCGCGCCTGAAGCTGCGCCGCACTTCGCAGGCGGGCTACACCTCGGGCGGCGAGCAGCAGATGACCGCCATCGGGCGGGCGCTCATGGCACGGCCCTCGATGATCCTGCTCGACGAGCCGTCGATGGGACTGGCGCCGCAGATCGTCGAGGAGATCTTCGAGATCGTGAAGAACCTGAATGCGAGGGAAAAGGTGACCTTCCTGCTCGCCGAGCAGAACACGATGGTGGCGCTTCGCTTCGCGGACTTCGGCTACATCCTGGAGAACGGCCGCGTCGTGATGGAAGGCAGCGCGCACAACCTTTCCGAGAACGAGGACGTGAAGGAGTTCTACCTGGGCATCTCCACCAGCGGAAGGAAGAATTTCCGCGACAGCAAGAACTACCGGCGCCGCAAGCGCTGGCTCTCGTGA
- a CDS encoding AMP-binding protein, giving the protein MGGHFDALETRDAQARERDLMTRLPGLVAHARAGSGYFGKLLAAVDPASIMTREALATLPLTRKSSLMELQNAQRPFGGLNATPASGLARIFVSPGPIYDPEGRRPDFWRAARGLFAAGFRPGDVVLNCFSYHLTPAGSMFETGLHRIGCAVIPGGVGQTEMQARVIEDLKPVGYVGTPSFLKLILEKCDELGTDSTSIRRALVSGEAFLPPVREFVRARGIEAYQAYGTADLGVIAYETPAREGLVVDEEVIMEIVRPGTGDPVTEGEVGEVVVTPFNEDYPLVRFATGDLSACLPGPSPCGRTNSRIKGWMGRADQATKARGLFVHPEQVASVVGRHGLGRARLVVGNEGGNDLLTLHVERDGAPDPELLHAVEATLRDVTKLRGEVRFVAAGSLPNDGKVIEDARKYA; this is encoded by the coding sequence ATGGGCGGGCATTTCGACGCGCTCGAGACGCGCGATGCGCAGGCGCGCGAGCGCGACCTGATGACGCGCCTGCCGGGCCTGGTGGCGCACGCGCGCGCAGGCAGCGGCTATTTCGGAAAATTGCTCGCGGCGGTGGACCCGGCCAGCATCATGACGCGCGAGGCGCTGGCGACGCTCCCGCTCACGCGCAAGTCGAGCCTGATGGAGCTTCAGAACGCGCAGCGGCCCTTCGGCGGCCTCAACGCCACGCCGGCCTCGGGGCTGGCGCGCATCTTCGTCTCCCCGGGGCCGATCTACGATCCGGAAGGCCGCCGTCCCGATTTCTGGCGCGCCGCGCGCGGGCTCTTCGCCGCCGGCTTTCGTCCCGGCGATGTCGTGCTCAACTGCTTTTCCTATCACCTCACGCCCGCGGGCAGCATGTTCGAGACGGGCCTGCACCGCATCGGATGCGCGGTGATCCCGGGCGGGGTCGGGCAGACGGAGATGCAGGCGCGCGTGATCGAGGACCTGAAGCCCGTGGGCTACGTGGGTACGCCCTCGTTCCTGAAGCTCATCCTCGAGAAGTGCGACGAACTGGGCACGGACTCGACGTCGATCAGGCGCGCGCTTGTTTCAGGCGAGGCTTTTCTGCCGCCGGTTCGCGAATTCGTGCGCGCGCGCGGCATCGAGGCATACCAGGCCTACGGCACCGCGGATCTCGGCGTCATCGCCTACGAGACGCCGGCGCGGGAAGGTCTCGTGGTGGACGAGGAAGTCATCATGGAGATCGTCCGTCCGGGGACCGGTGACCCGGTGACGGAAGGCGAAGTCGGTGAGGTGGTGGTCACTCCCTTCAACGAGGACTACCCGCTGGTGCGCTTCGCCACCGGCGATCTCTCGGCCTGCCTCCCGGGGCCGAGCCCGTGCGGACGCACCAACAGTCGCATCAAGGGGTGGATGGGGCGTGCCGACCAGGCGACCAAGGCCCGCGGCCTGTTCGTGCATCCGGAGCAGGTCGCCAGCGTCGTGGGCCGTCATGGCCTCGGGCGCGCGCGCCTCGTGGTCGGGAACGAGGGCGGCAACGATCTCCTCACGCTTCACGTCGAGCGGGACGGCGCTCCCGATCCGGAATTGCTGCACGCGGTCGAGGCGACGTTGCGCGACGTGACCAAGCTGCGTGGGGAAGTCCGCTTCGTTGCGGCGGGATCGCTGCCCAATGACGGCAAGGTGATCGAGGACGCACGCAAGTACGCCTGA
- a CDS encoding helix-turn-helix domain-containing protein: MIKQNRSLSRGLRILRMFNDIPTPSLTDISAAVELTKTTCRRFLITLEEEGYVAYDEALKRYSLRPLVLELGYAALGSMSVPDLAAPYMQELADQTGGAVSLSVLEGDQIVFVGRNVAAAEKRKLVTMNLHIGMRMPAHCTAMGRVLIGADHEDIRDFVTRMRVEKMTPKTLVNRAQLTKAIQEAARRGYEVVADQLSLGYGAVAVPLTPASPRRYALAVSLSTAGYSQARFVREVLPALLEVAEKLNRITARGGQGNG; the protein is encoded by the coding sequence GTGATCAAGCAGAACCGCTCCCTTTCCCGGGGACTTCGAATCCTCAGGATGTTCAACGACATTCCCACCCCGTCGCTCACCGACATTTCTGCCGCCGTCGAGCTCACGAAGACCACTTGCCGGCGCTTCCTCATCACGCTCGAGGAAGAGGGGTATGTGGCTTACGACGAGGCGCTCAAGCGCTACTCGCTGCGCCCGCTGGTGCTGGAACTGGGGTACGCCGCCCTGGGAAGCATGTCGGTGCCGGACCTCGCCGCACCCTACATGCAGGAGCTCGCCGACCAGACCGGTGGCGCGGTGAGCCTGTCGGTCCTCGAGGGCGACCAGATCGTGTTCGTCGGGCGCAATGTCGCCGCCGCGGAGAAGCGAAAGCTCGTGACGATGAACCTGCACATTGGCATGCGCATGCCCGCCCACTGCACCGCCATGGGCCGCGTGCTCATCGGCGCTGACCACGAGGACATCCGCGACTTCGTGACGAGGATGCGGGTCGAGAAGATGACGCCCAAGACCCTCGTCAATCGTGCCCAGCTCACGAAGGCGATCCAGGAGGCGGCCAGACGCGGGTACGAGGTCGTGGCGGACCAGTTGAGTTTGGGGTACGGGGCCGTTGCGGTTCCGCTCACCCCCGCCAGCCCGCGGCGTTACGCGCTCGCGGTGTCTCTGTCGACCGCAGGCTACTCCCAGGCCCGGTTCGTGCGGGAGGTGCTGCCTGCTCTGTTGGAAGTGGCCGAGAAGCTCAACCGGATCACTGCAAGGGGTGGCCAGGGGAACGGCTGA